In the Brassica napus cultivar Da-Ae chromosome A7, Da-Ae, whole genome shotgun sequence genome, one interval contains:
- the LOC106430164 gene encoding kinesin-like protein KIN-14P, protein MNPMRDQSGSPYGDSTPRSPFSPYSGDERHRNLADSKRDTTTPRSPFSPFSPLSGDERHKTLAESKFQQALPCSDPSSPGSMHHGGHKFHEVFQMKQGRYDLQASKISEMMKSSSLDNAPTQSLLSVVNGILDESIERKNGEIPQRVACLLRKVVQEIERRISTQAEHLRTQNNIFKTREEKYQSRINVLEALASGSGKDSEIATQQLRQIKTEKSTWEEKKKNGEEDMLKLLKENCQYDLEISALRQELETTKREYKQQCTQMESQTMTEKTKWEEQWKNEEEDMAKLSKENDQFNLEVSALRKELEKTKKAYEQQCLQMQSQTMLATTGLESRLKELEQERKETNTAKNSLEERVNELEKMGKDAHTAKEALEEKLKELQEMEKETKSFNTSLEGKIQELEGNLVNWKNKVKEMDEISESKQQSWSQKEVSYKSFIDYQSQTLEELRFYSSSIKQEILKVQENYTEQFSQLGIKLIELSNAAENYHAVLTENRKLFNELQELKGNIRVFCRVRPFLPGQGAPNTVVEYVGEDGELVVTNPTKPGKDGLRKFRFNKVYSPAATQAEVFTDIKPLVRSVLDGFNVCIFAYGQTGSGKTYTMTGPDGASEEDWGVNYRALNDLFKISQSRKGNINYEVGVQMVEIYNEQVLDLLSDDSSQKKLGILSTISQNGLAVPDASMYPVKSTSDVITLMDIGLQNRSVGATAMNERSSRSHSIVTVHVRGKDMKTGSVLYGNLHLVDLAGSERVDRSEVKGDRLREAQHINKSLSSLGDVIFSLASKSSHIPYRNSKLTQLLQSSLGGQAKTLMFVQLNPDAISYSESMSTLKFAERVSGVELGAAKSSKDGKDVRDLMEQLASLKDTIARKDEEIERLHSVKDIHHPHRPQKTMVKIKSLGQTDDINSETGEYSSQSRHAVTDGESLASSVEAESEERLSEVTSDAASNGTQGSPDVAKRPPRISDRGKSTPSRSSVVTRPLDKLRKVATRTTSTVSKVASGLTSSSSKKTSNASSLSKSSKRWA, encoded by the exons ATGAATCCTATGCGTGATCAATCAGGCAGCCCTTATGGAGATTCAACTCCTCGTAGTCCATTTTCTCCCTACTCCGGAGATGAAAGGCATAGAAACCTTGCAGATTCGAAAAGAGATACAACGACTCCTCGTAGTCCTTTCTCTCCATTTTCTCCATTATCTGGAGATGAAAGGCACAAAACTCTCGCAGAATCCAAATTCCAGCAAGCCCTCCCCTGTTCTG ATCCATCATCCCCTGGATCAATGCATCATGGTGGACACAAGTTTCATGAGGTTTTCCAAATGAAACAAGGGCGTTATGATCTTCAAGCTTCAAAGATTTCTGAAATGATGAAATCAAGTAGCTTAGAT AATGCACCAACACAGTCACTACTAAGCGTTGTGAATGGGATTCTAGATGAAAGTATTGAAAGAAAGAATGGTGAAATCCCTCAG CGAGTGGCATGCCTTTTGAGAAAAGTTGTGCAAGAGATTGAGAGACGCATATCAACTCAAGCTGAGCATCTAAGAACG caaaacaatattttcaaaactcGAGAGGAGAAGTACCAGTCAAGGATCAACGTCCTAGAAGCCTTAGCATCAGGAAGTGGTAAAGATAGTGAG ATTGCTACACAACAGCTTAGACAAATTAAG ACAGAGAAGTCAACCtgggaagaaaagaagaagaacggaGAAGAGGATATGCTTAAGCTGCTCAAAGAAAATTGTCAATACGACCTTGAAATCTCTGCGTTGAGGCAAGAGCTGGAGACAACTAAACGAGAATATAAACAACAATGCACGCAAATGGAAAGCCAAACCATG ACAGAAAAGACAAAGTGGGAAGAACAATGGAAGAACGAAGAGGAGGATATGGCCAAGCTAtcaaaagaaaatgatcaatTCAACCTCGAAGTTTCAGCATTAAGGAAAGAACTAGAGAAAACTAAGAAAGCCTATGAGCAACAATGCTTGCAAATGCAAAGCCAAACGATGTTGGCTACAACAGGACTTGAGAGCAGGCTGAAGGAACTTGagcaagagagaaaagagacaAACACTGCAAAAAATTCCCTTGAGGAAAGGGTCAACGAGCTCGAGAAGATGGGGAAAGATGCACATACTGCTAAAGAAGCTCTTGAGGAAAAGTTAAAGGAGCTTCAAGAAAtggagaaagaaacaaaaagtttTAATACAAGTCTTGAAGGAAAGATTCAAGAGCTTGAAGGGAATCTTGTAAACTGGAAGAATAAAGTCAAAGAAATGGATGAAATATCTGAGTCCAAACAACAAAGTTGGAGTCAGAAAGAAGTTTCCTATAAAAGCTTTATTGATTACCAGTCTCAGACACTAGag GAGTTGAGGTTCTACTCAAGTTCCATCAAGCAAGAGATTCTAAAGGTTCAGGAAAACTATACAGAACAGTTCAGCCAATTAG GAATTAAACTAATTGAACTTAGTAATGCTGCCGAAAACTATCATGCTGTCCTAACTGAAAACCGGAAGCTTTTCAATGAGCTTCAGGAGCTTAAAG GAAACATCAGAGTGTTTTGCCGGGTGAGGCCGTTCCTTCCTGGACAAGGTGCACCAAACACCGTGGTCGAGTACGTTGGTGAGGATGGAGAATTGGTAGTTACCAATCCCACTAAACCCGGGAAAGATGGTCTTCGCAAGTTTAGGTTCAATAAAGTTTATAGTCCAGCTGCTACTCAAG CTGAAGTCTTTACAGATATAAAACCACTGGTTCGGTCAGTGCTTGATGGGTTCAATGTTTGTATATTCGCATATGGTCAAACAGGATCAGGGAAAACTTATACAATG ACTGGTCCAGATGGAGCAAGTGAAGAGGATTGGGGAGTTAACTATCGTGCACTCAATGATCTCTTTAAAATATCTCAATCCAGAAAGGGAAACATAAACTATGAAGTTGGGGTGCAAATGGTTGAGATATACAATGAACAAGTGCTGGATTTGCTCTCTGATGACAGTTCTCAAAAGAA ACTAGGGATCTTGTCTACAATTTCACAAAATGGTTTAGCTGTACCTGATGCAAGCATGTATCCAGTGAAATCAACCTCAGATGTGATTACATTGATGGACATTGGACTACAGAATCGTTCCGTTGGTGCTACTGCCATGAATGAACGAAGTAGTCGCTCTCACAG CATTGTCACTGTTCATGTCCGTGGTAAAGATATGAAGACCGGTTCTGTGCTATATGGAAATCTTCATTTGGTGGATCTGGCTGGAAGTGAGAGAGTAGATCGATCTGAAGTTAAAGGAGACAGACTTAGAGAAGCACAACATATAAACAAATCTCTCTCATCTCTTGGAGATGTGATATTCTCTCTTGCTTCAAAGAGTTCCCATATACCTTACAGAAACAGCAAGCTAACACAACTACTCCAAAGCTCTCTTG GAGGACAAGCAAAGACCCTAATGTTTGTGCAACTCAATCCTGATGCTATTTCATATTCAGAGTCTATGAGTACCTTAAAATTCGCAGAACGTGTCTCTGGAGTTGAACTTGGTGCTGCAAAGAGCAGTAAAGATGGTAAAGATGTTCGAGACTTAATGGAACAG TTAGCATCCCTTAAGGACACAATAGCAAGGAAAGATGAAGAGATAGAGAGGCTTCATTCGGTAAAAGACATTCATCATCCTCATAGACCTCAGAAAACAATGGTGAAGATAAAGAGCTTAGGACAAACCGATGACATAAACTCAGAAACAGGAGAATATTCATCACAGTCAAGACACGCCGTTACTGACGGCGAGAGTTTAGCTTCCTCCGTCGAAGCAGAGTCTGAGGAGAGATTGAGCGAAGTGACATCTGATGCTGCCTCTAACGGAACTCAAGGATCACCTGATGTTGCTAAAAGACCACCCAGGATTTCAGACAG AGGGAAGTCAACGCCTTCAAGGTCCTCGGTTGTAACACGACCACTTGATAAGCTTCGGAAAGTAGCTACAAGAACAACATCGACAGTTTCTAAGGTTGCATCGGGCTTGACGTCATCAA GCAGCAAGAAGACAAGCAACGCTTCTAGTTTGTCAAAGTCTTCTAAACGGTGGGCGTAA